The genomic window CGACACAGAATAAAGGCAGCATATTTAGTTTTACGCTTCCAATTTACGATATAAGTGATAGTGAATTAAGTGAACTTATCGCCGTGGGTGATGCAAACCATGAGCAAACTAAGCAGCAGTTATCACGGTTACAGGCCTTAGATGACACGATTGACTACTTTCCTGTTGAGACTTTATCATCAAAAGAGAACACGACTAATAAAGAGAATAATGATTTTCGAGTATTAATCGTTGATGACGATCCGATTAACCGTCAAGTGTTAAATAATTATTTATTGCCGCTGAATTATCAGCTTTTTCAAGCTCACGGTGGTCAGCAAGCTTTAGCACTTATTGAACAAGCGAGTGAAGGCTTGTTGGCAGGGGAGCGTCCGTTTGATTTAATTTTACTTGATATTATGATGCCAAAAGTTTCAGGTTATGAAGTCTGTCGAAAACTTCGAGAAAAATATTCAGTTAATGAATTACCAGTGATCTTTTTAACGGCTAAAAACCAAGTCGTTGACTTAGTTGAAAGTTTTTCTGCTGGCGGTAATGATTATTTAACTAAACCCATTTCAAAATACGAACTATTATCGCGTGTTGAAACGCATTTAACCTTGCTCGATATTAACCGAAGTTTAGAAACGAAAGTCGCTGAGCGTACCGTCGAACTCGAATATGCGATGCAAGCAAAAGGTGAATTTTTGGCAAAAATGAGTCATGAAATTCGCACACCGATGAATGCTATTATTGGTTTAGGTTATTTAACTCTGAAAACTGATTTAAATCCCCATCAAAAAGACTTAATTAGCAAAACTCAAGACGCTTCTCAAGCGCTTTTAGGGCTAATTAACGATATTCTAGACTTCTCCAAAATTGAAGCCGGTAAAATGTCAGTAGAGTCGGTGACAATGAATATGGGGGGCTTAATTAAGAAAACCAATAATATTTGTGCGTTGCGTGCTCATGCTAAAGATTTAGAGCTTATTGTTAAAGTACATAGTAATGTGCCGAAGCATATCAAGTCTGATCCGGTGCGCCTGCAGCAAATTTTAGTGAACTTAGTGAGTAATGCCATTAAGTTTACCGAACAAGGACATATCCTTATTGAAGTCGGTCTGGCTAAACAGTCATTAATGGCTGATGACAGTAATCAGCTAACGCTTGAATTTAGTGTGAGTGATACGGGTATCGGTCTCGAACAATCAACAATGAATAACCTCTTTCAGTCGTTCACCCAAGCCGACAGTTCAATTACCCGAAAATTTGGTGGCACAGGTTTAGGCTTATCCATTTGTAAAGAGCTAAGTGGTTTGATGGGCGGTGAAATTTGGGTTGAGAGTACGTTAGGAGAAGGCAGTAAATTTAGCTTTAATATTGTCTGTGAAAAAAGCGATTTACCGGGCAATGAGCTGATAAATATTGACGCTATTAAAGGACTTAATATTTTAGTGGTGGATGATAATGAGCTTTGCTTGAATGTTATTACTGAGTTGTTACAAGAGTTTCATTGTCAAATTACCGCCGTAGCCAGCGCAGAAACAGCATTAGCATTGTTAGCAACAGCAAAAAGTAATAATAAATCTTATGATGTGGTTATTACTGATTGGCGTATGCCTAAAATGGACGGTATTGCTTTTGCTAAAGCGATACAAGATGATAAAAATCAATATAACGTTCGAGCAGTGTTAATGGTAACGGCATTTGATAAAAGTGATGCCATGCCGTTAGCACATTCATCGGGTATTGATGGCTTCTTAGAGAAACCTGTTAATGCCAGCTTGCTATTAGAGGCGATGATGGACGTATTAAAAATCTCCCCTGATGAAGATTTTTACAGTATAAAAAATGCAAGTTTAATGGACTTTTCAACAACCGACATATTATTGGTTGAAGATAATGAGTTAAACCAACAGGTCGTCTTAGGGTTTTTAGAAGATACCCAGGCGAATGTTGATGTTGCAGAAAATGGCCTTATCGCCTTAGATAAATTAGCCAATAAAAGCTATGACTTAGTTTTGATGGACATTCAAATGCCTGAAATGGATGGGGTAACGGCCACACAAGAAATTAGAAAACAAGCCCAATTTGAAAAACTGCCTATTATCGCTATGACAGCTCACGCGATGCCAGATGAACTCAATAAATGTTTGGCAGCTGGTATGAATGAATATTTTACTAAACCGATTGACCCTAACGCGTTATTTAGTTTAATGGCAAAATACTTGAGTGATAAAATTAATGCCGTGGTAAACAAATCTGTCGATATTAAAGAAAAAAATCTTGATGTTACTGAGTTAATTTCGGATAACTCCGAAAAAACGTTAATGGATCGCATTGCACAACTGAGTTGTTTAAACAGTAAAAAAGCCTTGCTGGCGATGGGTGGCAGACAGCACATTTATCAAAAACTCGTTATCAACTTTCATAAAAGTACCCTAAAAATCCCCCAAAAAATGGAGCAAGCTTACCAAGATAAAGATGTTGAAAGTCTATATCGAATGGTTCATTCTTTGAAATCGAATGCCGCTTATATTGGTGCCACCTGTTTAGCTGAGTTATCAGCAGAGCTAGAAGGAAAAATAAAAGAGCAACCTGAGCACTGTTTATCACTCATGAGACAACTAATAACAGAACACCAGACGATATTATCAGCCTTAGCGACCTTGACTAGTAGCAATACAGATTCGTTATTAACTGATGAGCCTAAAAAGGCCATTAACAAAGAGCTACTACTCGTACTGTTAAATTCTATTGTCGACTTACTTAAGAAAGAAGATGCGGAAGTCGAAGACTTATTACCGCAGTTACTCGAATATACCCGAGGAAGTGACCTCGTTGAACTTGTTGATAATATTGTCGAATTAGTTGAAGATGTCGAATACGCTAGCGCATTAAACCGTATCGGAGCATTAAGGAATAAACTTGTCTATTAATCGGCTCAAGGGCAAGTGAGTATGAGTGGGTCAAGTTTGGCTTGATTATTATCTGTTTTAAAAGAAAAAGTTGATAGCGGAAAATGAAAACTTTAGAGCAAATCATTTTAATTGTTGATGACGATAAAGCAAACCGTAAAATGCTAAAAGAGTTGTTGCAGGAACAAGCAAAAATTATTTTTGCGAAAAATGGTAAACAAGCCAGAGAACTTGCTAGAAAACATCTTCCTGATCTTATCTTATTAGATGTGATTATGCCTGATATTTCTGGTTTTGAGGTCATCGATTCTTTGAAAAATGACCCTGAAACAATGAATGTTTCGGTCATTTTTATCACAGGTTTAGCTAATGATGATGACGAAGAGCGTGGTTTTAATTTAGGTGGCTGTGATTATATCTATAAGCCCTTTAAACCCAACATTGTTATTGCTCGCGTGATGATGCATTTAGAATTAATTCGCCAACGTAAAATGTTAGATGAAATTGCTCATATTGACGCCTTAACTGGGGTTAATAACCGGCGTAAGATGGATCTTGTTTTAAAAGATGAAGTTGCAGCAAATAAATATGAGCATACCAATCTACTCGTGGCAATTCTCGATATAGATTACTTTAAACAATATAATGATGGCTACGGTCATGGCGCTGGCGATGTTGCTTTAAGGCAAGTCGGACAGGCGCTTCGTGAGATCTGTGTACGACCACGAGACTTTATCGCACGCTATGGTGGTGAAGAATTTGTTATTATCTTACCTGATTGTGATAAAGCGGGCGCTGAAATTATGCTCAGTAATATTGCTCAAGCGATCAAAGATAAAAAAATTAAACATCAGTATTCTAGTGTGTCGCCACAATTAACCGTCAGTGTTGGTGCTGTGGTGGTTAAGTCATCTCAGTCTGTTGTTGTCGCTAATGTTATGCAAAAAGCGGACAGTTTACTCTATCAGGCGAAAAACAATGGCCGTAATCAATACTGTCTTGCTGAACTGAACTAGGCAAACTCTTTATCAACAGCGCCAGATGTTTGTTAACTTTCGGCGCAAGAAATAAAACACCCATGGCGTTATAATTTAATCACTTTCTGCTGAGCTGAACGAACTTGGCAAACTGTTTATCAATAGCACCAGATGTTTGTTAACTTTTCGCGAAAGAAATAAAATACATTTGGCGTTATAATTTAATCACTGTCTTGTTGAACTGAACTGAACGAGCTAGGCAACTGTTTATCAACAGCGCCAGATCTTTGTTAACTTTTCGCGCAAGAAATAAAACACATTCGGCATTATCATTTATTTAAGGGCTAATTTTTTGTCTTTTCAGAAATAGTGACAGATACTTCTATTAACTGTTTCTTTCGTATTAATTTAAAAGGTAATACGCTGCCAGGTTGAGTTTCAGCCACAATATCTTGTGCTTGTATAAATGAACTAATGGCGACATTATTAATCTGATAAACGATATCACCCGGTTGTAAGCCAGCTCTAAAGGCAGGGCTGTTCTTTTCAACGCCAGCAATAGTAAAACCTTTAAAGTTGTTTGGTAGCGAGTTGATACTTACGCCTAAGTAGCCACGTATTACCCGACCATTAGCAATTATTTTTCGCATCACTTTATGGGCGAGTGAATAAGGAACGGCAAAAAATATTCCCTGAATATTCCTTTCCGTATCAATGAACTTTCTTGAGTTAATACCTACCAACTCGCCATTAGTATTAATAAGCGCGCCGCCGGAATTACCATCATTGATGGCCGCGTCCATTTGTAATAATTCTAAATAATTAATGACACTTAAACCGCTACGACCTGTGGCACTAATCACGCCCTGAGTCACTGTTTGTCCTAAATTTAGTGGATTACCTATCGCTAAAACAACATCACCAGCAAGTGATTGTAAATCAGCTCTTTGTGGAATAACCGGTAGGTTAGCCGTGTCTACTTTAAGAACGGCTAAATCAGTATAAGTATCATAACCAATAAGTTCTGCAGAAAAACGTTGGCCATTTTGCAGATCAACATTAATTAAATCAGCATTTTGTACGACGTGAAAATTGGTTAATATATAGCCGTTAGAATCCATGATAACGCCAGAACCTAAGCGGGTAGACCTTCTTGCTTTTGCACCATAGACAGGGCTAGTGCTTATATCTTCTGAATAGATGTTAACAACTGCAGGACTGGCAGTGCTTACTGCTTTTGCATAAGATAATGGTTGTTGCTGTGGTTGATTGTTTTGCAGTACTTGCAAAGTGTTGTTACGTAATTCTGGCACTAACAGAAGTAAAGTGACAGCTATCATCACGCCATAACTGGCTGGACGAACAATGTATTTTATTAGGTTTATTATGTTCAAAATTAATTTTTATGATGAGTGTTTAATATCGCTAGCATAGCATAGGTCTGCTTTAATCTTATAGTTTGAAAAATAAAAAAGGCTCATAAAGAGCCTTTAGATAAGTCTAATATCACCCCTGCGGCATTAGCGGATCATTAAGAACAATGTGCTATTACCTCTGACAATATTGAGCGCAAAAACCCCTTTGTTATCATTTAAGTAGCTGCGTAGTTCACCTATAGACTTTATACGTGTGCGGTTTATTCCACTGATCACGTCTCCTCTTTGTAAGCCAATAGCGGCGGCGGGACTTTCTTCTTCTACTGACTTAATATCAATACCTTGATCACTCGTACTATTTTGAAGTTCAGCGCCATCTAACATTCTGTGAATGCTTGCGGCCTCTACTTTTGCTGTTTCTTGTTTTTTAAGCGTAACGTCATAAGTCTTTTCTGAACCGTCTTTTTTGATGACTGTTAACTCAACAGACTTGCCTGCGCCAATCGAGCCAATCTTTCCTCGAATGGCAGCAAACGTTTTTACCACTTTTCCGTTTACTTTGGTAATTACATCACCAGACTCAATACCGGCATCGGCAGCAGCAGAATCAGCAATGACTTGCTCGATAAAGCCACCTTGGCTTGACTCGAGTTCTAGTGCCTTCGCGATTTCACCATTCACACTTCGGCCTAACACGCCAAGTACACCGCGGCGAACTTCGCCAAACTCAATTAATTGTTTAACAATGTTATCGACCATATTACTGGGTATGGCAAAGCCAATACCCACATTGCCACCATTAGGGCCTAATATCGCGGTATTAATGCCAACAAGTTTACCGTGTAAGTTAATGAGTGCTCCACCCGAATTACCGCTGTTAATGGCCGCATCAGTTTGAATAAAGTCTTCGTAATTCTGCGCGTTTAATCCGCTACGTCCTAAGGCACTTATAATACCTGAAGTGACGGTTTGACCTAAACCAAAAGGGCTACCAATGGCAACAGCAAAATCTCCAACTCGTATATTATCTGAGTCAGCTAACTTTACTTCAATTAAATCTTCAGCGTCTATTTGCAGTAAAGCGATATCACTACTGGCATCAGAACCAATTTTCTTGGCGGTGATTTGACGACCGTCTTTTAACGTTATTTGAATTTCATCAGCTTCATTGATGACATGATTATTAGTGACTATGTAGCCTTGTGCAGCATCAATAATCACCCCTGAGCCTAAACCTCGAAATTCACGTTTTCTTGCTTGGTTTTGTTGAGGATTTCCAAAGAAAAACTTTAAAGCATCGGGTACTTTAGATTTATCTTCGTGGGTACCGGTAACCGAAATTAGCACGACACCCGGAGTGACCTTCTCTAGCATCGGCGCTAAACTTGGTAACTGTTGGCCACTAACGGAAAAAGGTAAATTGGCTTGGACGGGCAAACTTGCCAAGGCAAGAGAGCCGGAAAGAAGAATACTTGTTGCTAAAACAGACAGTTTTTTCATAAAAGAGACAACCTTCTTATAAACATAAATGATTAATGTAATTTTATACTTAACTAAAGACCTATGCTGTGTGCGTTAGTTCCAAAGAACATCAGCCTACATTTGTAACACTTTGTTTCTTGTCGGCAAAAAGTCCACTCGCTTGACCTGAATAGTCAAGTGGTGGTTCTGTGCTTGTTTCTTCATTCTTACGTTCAGCTCGGCTATGACGTAATGACACTGTTTGTGCAAGTTGTTCTTGTGTTTCTTTCGAGAAAAAAGGCATGCCATCAACGTCTGAAGGTGTTGCTTGCTTTAATAATTGCGTACTTTTTTCCATTTGCAACATGGCTGTTTGGCAAGTGCTATTCATTTTGTCCAACAGTATTGTTGAATCATCTAAATGTTCTGCAACATCGAGTTTATATTGCGCTAAAGCGGCTTCACTATTACTAACGCGTTCACTAAGTTTCTGATTGTCCTGGACTGATGCAGATAAAAAACGACTAGCAACAAAACCTATTGCCGCACCAACTAATAAAAGAAAAATTGCTAAAACTATATCCATAGTGTCAAACCCTCGTTATATTCAATAAAATTAGTAAAAATATGGGAACTTATTTTGTATAATAGCGCTTCTGTTCGCGCTTACCTAATGAATATGATTGCGAATTTGTTAATTTCAAGAAAATATTCCATTAGTCCTGTAAAGACTTTGTGAAACAAAATATAAGTGGCCAATAAATGATCAAGCTTTCACCTCTAGATAAGTATAATGAAGATTTAACCCGTGATGATTTTTTACATGACGATGCGCAGGAAAATGCGGTAAAAAACTTACAGAGGCTCTATGAAGATCTTCAAAATAAACCCTTACCCGTTGAAGGATTTAAGAAAGTGCTTAATCGCTGGAAGCGCATTGTTGCTTCATCTGAAACCAAAACCATACAAGGACTTTATTTTTGGGGTGGCGTTGGTCGAGGGAAAACTTATTTAGTTGACACCTTTTATGATTGTTTGCCTTTTGAAAATAAAATGCGTGTTCACTTTCATCGCTTTATGCACCGTGTTCATCAAGAATTAAAAACATTAACCGGGCAAGCTGACCCATTGAAAATAATTGCCAAACGTTTTGCTGATGAAACCTGCATTATTTGTTTTGATGAATTTTTTGTTTCCGACATTACCGATGCAATGATCCTTGGCGCTTTGTTTGAAGAATTATTTGCACATAATGTTACTTTAGTGGCAACGTCAAATATTATACCTGACGGTCTGTACCGTAATGGTTTGCAACGCGAACGTTTTTTACCCGCCATTAAACTCATCAATAAACATTGTGATGTGGTAAATGTCGATAGCGGTATTGATTACCGTTTGCGAACCCTAGAGCAAGCCGAGATTTACCATGCTCCACTTGATGCAGAGGCAAGTGAAAACCTGACGCAATATTTTATTCAATTGTCGGTCAAACCAGGTAAAAAAGATGTTGAAGTTAAAATAAATAACCGCTCATTATCGACGATTGAAGAGTCGGACGGTATTGTGCACTTTGACTTTTCGGTGTTGTGTGAATCCGCGCGTAGCCAAACTGACTATATGGAAATAAGTCGTTTGTATCACACGGTATTATTAGCCAATGTCAAACAAATGAGTGTCGATCGTGAAGATGCGGCCCGTCGATTTATAGCCTTGGTTGATGAATTTTATGAGCGTAATGTAAAATTAATTATTTCTGCTGAAGTCGAAATGGAAAATTTATACAGCCACGGTGGTTTGGAATTTGAGTTCAAACGTTGTTTGAGTCGTTTACAAGAAATGCAGTCACATGATTATTTAGCAAGTAAGCACTTACCTTAGTGAGATAGTTTGCTCTACTTAAAGATAATTATAAAAATGCCGATTTAGCGATCGGCATTTTTTATGGCAACTTTACCCTTAGCTTTTCCAACCACAGCAAGCCAAAGTGTAAAATGTTATCAAAAATCGGTAGTCTCTCCTTAGACAATTGCGCTACTTGCTTAAATTACGGCGATTAAAAATGTGATTCATTACTAGCTAGCGATTGTATTCGTGATAAAAGTTTAAAAAAAGTGCAATTGATTGTGATTTATAGGTGATCTTAGTAGATAACTTCTGTATAATCCGCGCTCCCTGCGTTACAAATGCCTACTGTTTTTGACTTTTGTGAAAAGTAGTGGCGATGGACTCGATACTCGAAGGGGTAGAGCGTGGTCTTTTTAACCGGTGATGCTAATTCTTAGCATTCATCATTTAAAGTAACATAATAAATATTGGGTTTTTTAATGAAAACTTTTGTAGCAAAACCAGAAAGCGTACAACGCGAATGGTTCTTAGTGGACGCCGAAGATAAGACTTTAGGACGTATCGCTACTGAAATTGCAACCCGTTTACGCGGCAAGCATAAAGCAGAATATACTCCTCACGTAGATACTGGCGATTACATCGTTGTTATTAACGCTGAGAAAGTGAAAGTAACTGGTAATAAAGCGAAGGGTAAAATTTACTACTCGCATACAGAATTCCCAGGCGGTCTTAAGCAAATTAGTTTTGAAAAACTAATTGAAAAAGCTCCAGAGCGTGTTTTAGAATTCGCAGTTAAAGGTATGTTACCTAAAGGTCCTTTAGGTCGTGAAATGTTCCGTAAGCTTAAAGTTTACGCGGGCACTGAACATAAGCATACTGCACAACAACCACAACTTTTGGAGCTTTAAGCAATGGCTGATAATCAATATTACGGTACTGGTCGTCGCAAGAGCTCAACTGCTCGTGTGTTCATGAAAGCTGGTAACGGTGCAATTACAATTAACAAGCGTGACATTTCTGTATACTTTAGTCGTCCAACGGCTCGTATGGTTGTTCGTCAACCATTAGAATTAGTTGAAATGTTAGAAAAGTTTGACTTTAACATCACTGTTGTTGGTGGTGGTATTTCTGGTCAAGCTGGCGCAATTCGTCACGGTATTACTCGTGCATTAATGGAGTTCGATGAAACTTTACGTGGTTCTCTACGTGTAGCTGGTTTCGTAACTCGTGATGCTCGTAAAGTTGAACGTAAGAAAGTTGGTTTACACAAGGCTCGTAAAAAGCCACAATTTTCAAAACGTTAATATTTACCTTATACGTTTTCAAAAAACCGACTTTATGTCGGTTTTTTTATATCTGCTATTTAGAAAAATCAGCATCCGCAGTAAGAGTCAATTCGTGGGCTTTTTATTATAAAAGTGACCTTAGGTGATAATAAATAATACAGTGCGAGTTCCAACAAAATGGTAAACTTTCAAGGAACAGCAATAAAAATAATATGCGTGAAAATAGTCCTATTATTGAGCTGTTTACTGAACACTTTTGATGGTTAGCCATTACACTCAACTATATAAGCATTAAAATAATTTATCAGATAGCGAAAGAGAAACTATTCTTTTGTGCTTTTTTTGAATAATAATCTTTCGTATTTAGCTGTGTGTCTAAAGTGATAAAGTCAGTGAAATAAAGATATATAACTGATGTTTCGCTTATTTTTACTTGTAAAAAAGTGCTTATTTCTTTATTATCAGAAAAATTTTTTGTCGCAAGTTTGGGCAAACAATTGGAAAGTATTTCCTCTCGCAACTCGCTGCAGCTGTGAGAATAATAATTCGAATTTGTTTGAAACAATGTTATTTGGAGATTTTGAATGAGCAATGCGCCCGTGAATAACGGCCGTCGACGCTTTTTAACTGCTGCTACTTCGGTAGTAGGTGGTGTTGGTGTTGTCGGTTTGGCTGTGCCTTTCATTGGTTCTTGGAACCCTAGTGCTAGAGCGAAAGCTGCAGGTGCTCCGGTTGAAGTCAATGTTAGTAAAATAGAACCAGGTCAATTAATCCGCGCTGAATGGCGAGGAAAACCTGTGTATGTGGTCCGTAGAACTGAAGAAATATTATCAACTTTAGCGGCGCATGACGATCAATTGAAAGACCCAGGTTCAGAAGAGCCTCAACAACCTACTTATGCAGCCAATGCATATCGTTCAATAAAGCCTGAGTTTATGGTTGCTTTAGGCGTGTGTACTCACTTAGGTTGTGCTCCTACTCACCACCAAGGCGATTTTGAAGAGTTTGTTGAAGGTGTAAAAGACGGTTTCTTTTGTCCTTGTCACGGTTCTAAATTCGATATGGCTGGTCGTGTTTTTCAAAGCGTTCCTGCACCAACAAACTTGGTGGTTCCTGAGCATTCATTCCCAACAGCAGACACCTTATTAATTGGTGTTAGCGCAGGAGAAGCATAATGTTAGCTAATTTAATGGCGTGGATTGACAAACGTTTACCGTTAACCGACGCGGTAAACAAGCATGCTGGTCAATACCCTGCACCTAAAAACTTTAATTTTTGGTATGTCTTTGGTGTTTTAGCGAGTGTCGTACTCGTCAATCAATTGTTAACGGGTGTTTGGTTAACAATGAGTTATGAGCCATCAGGTGAAGGTGCGTTCGCTTCTGTAGAATACATCATGCGTGATGTTGATTACGGCTGGTTACTTCGCTATATGCATTCTACAGGCGCGTCAGCGTTCTTTGTTGTTGTTTATATGCATATGTTCCGTGGCATGATGTACGGTTCATACCAAAAGCCTCGTGAGTTACTTTGGATCTTCGGTATGTTGATCTTCTTAGTGCTTATGGCTGAAGCTTTCATGGGTTACTTATTACCTTGGGGTAATATGTCTTATTGGGGCGCGCAGGTTATTATTTCTCTGTTTGGTGCTATTCCAATTATAGGTGATGACTTAACTCTCTGGATACGTGGTGATTACGTTATATCAGGTGCTACCTTAAACCGTTTCTTTGCTTTACACGTTATTGCAATGCCACTGGTTTTAGTTGTATTAGTTTTCTTACATATTCTTGCACTTCATGAAGTGGGTTCGAACAATCCTGAAGGCACAGATATTAAAAAACCTAAAGGTAGTGTGCCATTAGAAGAGCAAAGTAAATTTACTTTTCATGAACAATATACTAAAAAATACGATATCGTCGATGCGATCCCGTTCCACCCTTACTACACAGTTAAAGATTTAGTGGCGATTGTTATCTTCTTAATCATTTTCTCTTGGGTAATGTTTTTCAACCCTGAAGGTGGTGGCTACTTTATGGAAGCGCCAAATTTTGAACCTGCAAATGGTTTGAAAACACCAGAACATATTGCACCGGTTTGGTATTTTGGTCCTTTCTATACCATTTTACGTGTTATCCCTGATAAGTTATTAGGGGCAGTTGGTATGTTTTCTGCGATCATTGTCTTATTCTTATTACCTTGGTTTGACCGTGGTACAGTGAAATCTATCAAATTCCGTTGTACTGCTCATACGGTTAACTTAGCGCAATTTGTTATTTGTTTTATTGCTTTGGGTATTTTAGGTACATTGCCATCAACACCGGTCTATAACTTAATTGGTACCATGGCTACGTTTGGTTATTTTGGTTTCTTTCTTGCCTTATGGGTATACAGTAAGAACGAAAAAACTAAGCCAGTTCCAGAGAGGGTTTCAGGATAATGAATAAATTTATTAGAGCTTTTACTTTTGGAATTTTTGCGCTAGTACCTATGCTCACACTTGCTGCTAGCAGCGGTGTTCATTTAGACAAAGCCGGTAATGATTTAAGTGACAAAGAGTCACTTAAACGTGGTTTTCAATCTTACATTAATTATTGTTTAGGTTGTCACCAGTTACAGTACCAAAGATACAATCGTACTTTTGAGGATTTAGGTATTAGTGAAGCCGATGGTATTGCTAATTATATGTATACGGGTGAAAAAGTCGGTGATCATATTACTAATACTATGCCAGCAAAAGATGCGGCTAAATGGTTTGGTAATACACCACCTGATTTAACGTTAATGGCGCGTTTAAAACCAGGGCCTGATTATATTTATACCTACTTACGTTCTTTCTACGTTGATCCTGAACGTCCCTTTGGCGTTAATAACACCGTATTAAAAAATGCGGGTATGCCACATGTTTTACAGGGTTTACAAGGTGTTCGTACGATGGACGAAAATGGTAATCTCAGTGAAGCAACGGGGGGTTCTATGACCGTTGAAGAGTACGATGCCTTTGCTCGTGATTTAGCCAATTTCTTAGAGTACACCGGTGAGCCAAGTAAGCTTAAGCGTGAAGCTATGGGATATTGGGTAATAGGTTTCTTATTTATTTTCCTTATTTTTGCTTACTTACTTAAAGTTGAATATTGGAAGGATGTACACTAACAATTATTGTTAATGTACAGCGTTTTATTTATGGGGGGCTTTGGCCCCCTTTGTTAGTTTTTTATTACAGATTTTTGGAGGCATTATGGCCGTAGCAGCAAACAAGCGTTCAGTGATGAATTTATATTCTCATGCTGATGATATGTATAGT from Colwellia sp. PAMC 20917 includes these protein-coding regions:
- a CDS encoding cytochrome b, whose amino-acid sequence is MLANLMAWIDKRLPLTDAVNKHAGQYPAPKNFNFWYVFGVLASVVLVNQLLTGVWLTMSYEPSGEGAFASVEYIMRDVDYGWLLRYMHSTGASAFFVVVYMHMFRGMMYGSYQKPRELLWIFGMLIFLVLMAEAFMGYLLPWGNMSYWGAQVIISLFGAIPIIGDDLTLWIRGDYVISGATLNRFFALHVIAMPLVLVVLVFLHILALHEVGSNNPEGTDIKKPKGSVPLEEQSKFTFHEQYTKKYDIVDAIPFHPYYTVKDLVAIVIFLIIFSWVMFFNPEGGGYFMEAPNFEPANGLKTPEHIAPVWYFGPFYTILRVIPDKLLGAVGMFSAIIVLFLLPWFDRGTVKSIKFRCTAHTVNLAQFVICFIALGILGTLPSTPVYNLIGTMATFGYFGFFLALWVYSKNEKTKPVPERVSG
- a CDS encoding cytochrome c1, which produces MNKFIRAFTFGIFALVPMLTLAASSGVHLDKAGNDLSDKESLKRGFQSYINYCLGCHQLQYQRYNRTFEDLGISEADGIANYMYTGEKVGDHITNTMPAKDAAKWFGNTPPDLTLMARLKPGPDYIYTYLRSFYVDPERPFGVNNTVLKNAGMPHVLQGLQGVRTMDENGNLSEATGGSMTVEEYDAFARDLANFLEYTGEPSKLKREAMGYWVIGFLFIFLIFAYLLKVEYWKDVH